From Pongo pygmaeus isolate AG05252 chromosome 1, NHGRI_mPonPyg2-v2.0_pri, whole genome shotgun sequence, one genomic window encodes:
- the RNF207 gene encoding RING finger protein 207 isoform X1 — translation MSGAIFGPLEGPSSLDAPSIHPLVCPLCHVQYERPCLLDCFHDFCAGCLRGRATDGRLTCPLCQHQTVVKGPSGLPPVDRLLQFLVDSSGDGVEAVRCANCDLECSEQDVKTTYFCNTCGQPLCARCRDETHRARMFARHDIVALGQRSRDVPQKCTLHAEPYLLFSTDKKLLLCIRCFRDMQGESRAHCVDLESAYVQGCERLEQAVLAVKALQTATREAIALLQAMVEEVRHSAAEEEDAIHALFGSMQDRLAERKALLLQAVQSQYEEKDKAFKEQLSLLATSLPMLQVHLVICSSFLSLANKAEFLDLGYELMERLQGIVTRPHHLRPVQSSKIASDHRAEFARCLEPLLLLGPRRVAAAASGANMLAGGLGPKALTGPHCPSPVGKMSGSPVQKPTLRRSISTKVLLAEGENTPFREHCRHYEDSYRHLQAEMQSLKDQVQELHRDLTKHHSLIKAGIMGDVLRKSLHLDAQIASEHASLEGMRVVFQEIWEESYQRVANEQEIYEAQLHDLLQLRQENAYLATITKQITPYVRSIAKVKERLEPRFQAPMDEQSESLQNTHDDSRNSTASTRNNPGSVPEKREKTSEPKGNSWAPNGLSEEPLLKNMDHHRSKQKNGGDVPTWREHRT, via the exons ATGTCGGGAGCTATCTTCGGGCCCCTGGAGGGCCCGAGCTCCCTGGATGCCCCGAGCATCCACCCGCTGGTGTGCCCGCTGTGCCACGTGCAGTACGAGCGCCCGTGTCTTCTGGACTGCTTCCACGACTTCTGTGCCGGCTGCCTGCGTGGCCGCGCGACCGACGGCCGCCTCACCTGCCCGCTGTGCCA ACACCAGACGGTGGTGAAGGGTCCCAGCGGGCTCCCGCCCGTGGACCGGCTGCTGCAGTTCCTGGTGGACAGCTCAGGGGATGGCGTGGAGGCCGTGCGCTGTGCCAACTGTGACCTGGAGTGCAGCGAGCAG GACGTGAAGACCACGTACTTCTGCAACACATGCGGGCAGCCCCTGTGCGCGCGCTGCCGCGACGAGACGCACCGAGCACGCATGTTCGCACGCCACGACATCGTGGCCCTGGGTCAGCGAAGCCGCGACGTGCCCCAGAAGTGCA CGCTGCACGCAGAGCCCTACCTGTTGTTCTCCACCGACAAGAAGTTGCTGTTGTGCATCCGCTGCTTCCGCGACATGCAGGG GGAGAGCCGGGCGCACTGCGTGGACCTGGAATCGGCTTACGTGCAGGGCTGCGAGCGGCTGGAGCAGGCGGTGCTG GCCGTGAAGGCCCTACAGACGGCCACGCGGGAGGCCATCGCGCTGCTGCAGGCCATGGTGGAGGAGGTGCGGCACAGCGCCGCCGAGGAGGAGGACGCTATCCACGCCCTCTTCGGCAGCATGCAG GACAGGCTGGCGGAGAGGAAAGCGCTGCTGCTGCAGGCTGTGCAGAG ccaataCGAAGAGAAGGACAAGGCCTTCAAGGAGCAGCTCTCTCTCTTGGCCACCTCGCTGCCCATGCTGCAG GTCCACCTGGTCATctgctcctccttcctcagcttggCCAACAAGGCTGAGTTCCTGGACCTGGGCTAT GAGCTGATGGAGAGGCTGCAGGGCATCGTCACGCGGCCGCACCACCTAAGGCCTGTTCAGAGCAGCAAG ATTGCCAGTGACCACCGAGCTGAATTCGCACGCTGTCTggagccactgctgctgctggggcCACGTCGGGTGGCAGCTGCTGCAAGTGGTGCTAACAT GCTGGCAGGGGGCTTAGGCCCCAAGGCGCTGACGGGGCCCCACTGCCCCTCCCCAGTAGGAAAGATGTCGGGGTCACCCGTCCAAAAGCCCACGCTGCGCCGGTCCATCAGCACCAAGGTGCTGCTGGCGGAGGGCGAGAACACGCCCTTCAGAGAGCACTGCCGCCACTATGAGGACTCCTACCGG CACCTACAGGCGGAGATGCAGAGCCTAAAGGACCAGGTGCAGGAGCTGCACCGAGACCTCACCAAGCACCACTCGCTCATCAAGGCGGGGATCATGGGAGACGTCCTGCGCAAGTCCCTGCACCTGGACGCGCAGATCGCCTCGGAGCACGCCTCCTTAGAGGGCATGAGGGTCGTCTTCCAGGAG ATTTGGGAGGAATCCTATCAGCGAGTGGCTAATGAGCAGGAAATTTATGAAG CCCAGCTCCATGACCTTctccagctgaggcaggagaatgcctacCTGGCCACCATCACCAAGCAGATCACGCCCTACGTCCGCTCCATTGCCAAGGTGAAGGAGCGGCTGGAGCCCAG GTTTCAGGCACCCATGGATGAGCAGTCAGAGAGTCTACAAAACACGCATGACGACAGCAGGAACAGCACGGCCTCAACCAG GAATAATCCAGGAAGTGTCccggaaaagagagagaagacatcAGAGCCTAAAGGAAACAGCTGGGCTCCGAACGGCCTCTCGGAAGAGCCTCTACTGAAAAATATGGATCATCACAGATCCAAACAGAAAAATGGGGGCGATGTCCCCACATGGAGGGAACACCGGACTTAA
- the RNF207 gene encoding RING finger protein 207 isoform X2, translated as MFARHDIVALGQRSRDVPQKCTLHAEPYLLFSTDKKLLLCIRCFRDMQGESRAHCVDLESAYVQGCERLEQAVLAVKALQTATREAIALLQAMVEEVRHSAAEEEDAIHALFGSMQDRLAERKALLLQAVQSQYEEKDKAFKEQLSLLATSLPMLQVHLVICSSFLSLANKAEFLDLGYELMERLQGIVTRPHHLRPVQSSKIASDHRAEFARCLEPLLLLGPRRVAAAASGANMLAGGLGPKALTGPHCPSPVGKMSGSPVQKPTLRRSISTKVLLAEGENTPFREHCRHYEDSYRHLQAEMQSLKDQVQELHRDLTKHHSLIKAGIMGDVLRKSLHLDAQIASEHASLEGMRVVFQEIWEESYQRVANEQEIYEAQLHDLLQLRQENAYLATITKQITPYVRSIAKVKERLEPRFQAPMDEQSESLQNTHDDSRNSTASTRNNPGSVPEKREKTSEPKGNSWAPNGLSEEPLLKNMDHHRSKQKNGGDVPTWREHRT; from the exons ATGTTCGCACGCCACGACATCGTGGCCCTGGGTCAGCGAAGCCGCGACGTGCCCCAGAAGTGCA CGCTGCACGCAGAGCCCTACCTGTTGTTCTCCACCGACAAGAAGTTGCTGTTGTGCATCCGCTGCTTCCGCGACATGCAGGG GGAGAGCCGGGCGCACTGCGTGGACCTGGAATCGGCTTACGTGCAGGGCTGCGAGCGGCTGGAGCAGGCGGTGCTG GCCGTGAAGGCCCTACAGACGGCCACGCGGGAGGCCATCGCGCTGCTGCAGGCCATGGTGGAGGAGGTGCGGCACAGCGCCGCCGAGGAGGAGGACGCTATCCACGCCCTCTTCGGCAGCATGCAG GACAGGCTGGCGGAGAGGAAAGCGCTGCTGCTGCAGGCTGTGCAGAG ccaataCGAAGAGAAGGACAAGGCCTTCAAGGAGCAGCTCTCTCTCTTGGCCACCTCGCTGCCCATGCTGCAG GTCCACCTGGTCATctgctcctccttcctcagcttggCCAACAAGGCTGAGTTCCTGGACCTGGGCTAT GAGCTGATGGAGAGGCTGCAGGGCATCGTCACGCGGCCGCACCACCTAAGGCCTGTTCAGAGCAGCAAG ATTGCCAGTGACCACCGAGCTGAATTCGCACGCTGTCTggagccactgctgctgctggggcCACGTCGGGTGGCAGCTGCTGCAAGTGGTGCTAACAT GCTGGCAGGGGGCTTAGGCCCCAAGGCGCTGACGGGGCCCCACTGCCCCTCCCCAGTAGGAAAGATGTCGGGGTCACCCGTCCAAAAGCCCACGCTGCGCCGGTCCATCAGCACCAAGGTGCTGCTGGCGGAGGGCGAGAACACGCCCTTCAGAGAGCACTGCCGCCACTATGAGGACTCCTACCGG CACCTACAGGCGGAGATGCAGAGCCTAAAGGACCAGGTGCAGGAGCTGCACCGAGACCTCACCAAGCACCACTCGCTCATCAAGGCGGGGATCATGGGAGACGTCCTGCGCAAGTCCCTGCACCTGGACGCGCAGATCGCCTCGGAGCACGCCTCCTTAGAGGGCATGAGGGTCGTCTTCCAGGAG ATTTGGGAGGAATCCTATCAGCGAGTGGCTAATGAGCAGGAAATTTATGAAG CCCAGCTCCATGACCTTctccagctgaggcaggagaatgcctacCTGGCCACCATCACCAAGCAGATCACGCCCTACGTCCGCTCCATTGCCAAGGTGAAGGAGCGGCTGGAGCCCAG GTTTCAGGCACCCATGGATGAGCAGTCAGAGAGTCTACAAAACACGCATGACGACAGCAGGAACAGCACGGCCTCAACCAG GAATAATCCAGGAAGTGTCccggaaaagagagagaagacatcAGAGCCTAAAGGAAACAGCTGGGCTCCGAACGGCCTCTCGGAAGAGCCTCTACTGAAAAATATGGATCATCACAGATCCAAACAGAAAAATGGGGGCGATGTCCCCACATGGAGGGAACACCGGACTTAA